In Treponema sp. OMZ 798, the following proteins share a genomic window:
- a CDS encoding carbohydrate ABC transporter permease produces the protein MKKVLYAAAFSIIILGALLSLIPFIWMLVTSLNDSAAIYKLPPQFILSKYHWENYKFVFEKVPFRAYFFNSLFVSFMVTAGTLITTILAAFAFTHVKFKGRDILFVLIVSTMMIPSEVLLTSNFVTLTKLKLINTLHALYVPWIASAFSIFMLRQYFLDIPKELYYSAKIDGCSDFKYLWKIAVPYSKPALISIALLRIIHSWNEFLWPLLMINQPEKRTLPVGLTTFMTEAGPNYNYLMAYSSMVIVPVIIVYLVLQKHLIESFSKNGIKG, from the coding sequence ATGAAAAAAGTTTTATATGCTGCGGCTTTTTCAATTATCATCTTAGGAGCTCTTCTTTCATTAATTCCGTTTATTTGGATGCTTGTTACCTCCTTAAATGATTCCGCTGCCATTTATAAATTGCCTCCTCAATTTATTTTGTCAAAATATCATTGGGAAAATTATAAATTCGTTTTTGAAAAGGTTCCGTTCAGGGCTTATTTTTTTAACAGCCTCTTTGTTTCTTTTATGGTAACTGCGGGAACCTTGATTACCACAATCTTAGCCGCCTTTGCTTTTACCCACGTTAAATTTAAGGGCCGTGACATTCTGTTTGTTCTTATAGTATCTACTATGATGATTCCAAGCGAGGTTTTATTAACATCCAATTTTGTTACTCTTACAAAATTAAAATTGATAAATACCCTTCATGCCTTATATGTCCCTTGGATTGCATCGGCTTTTTCTATTTTTATGCTTAGGCAATATTTTTTAGATATACCTAAAGAGCTTTACTATTCTGCAAAGATAGACGGGTGCAGCGATTTTAAATATTTATGGAAGATTGCCGTGCCTTATTCTAAGCCGGCCCTAATCAGCATAGCTCTTTTAAGAATAATACACAGCTGGAACGAATTTTTGTGGCCGCTTCTAATGATAAATCAGCCGGAAAAAAGAACTCTTCCGGTAGGCCTTACTACATTTATGACAGAAGCAGGGCCTAATTATAATTATTTGATGGCATATTCATCGATGGTGATTGTGCCTGTTATTATTGTATACTTGGTTTTGCAAAAACACTTGATAGAGAGTTTTAGCAAAAATGGTATAAAAGGATAA
- a CDS encoding carbohydrate ABC transporter permease, producing the protein MKKANSVSAYLYLLPALLILSTFSLYPAVKVFLMSFYTRYNYFKHIAYEYGFENYASLFNDPQFILASLNTLKFVSIIVPFSLGLSILVSVFLVKNTKINSLIRNIYFLPFITSTVAVAVVFRWIFHSRFGLLNYLLSLFGIDAVSWLTDPDYSMTALIILCIWKTLGYNILIILTGLRNIPEEYYAAAKLDGASSIKIFFTITLPLLFPMIFFVFITSLIGSFKTFSEVYALFHRSAGPVDSCLTIVYYIYDKLVNQFSYGVSAAASFILFLLILSLTVLGFFVSRLINKRLGLGGSRV; encoded by the coding sequence ATGAAAAAAGCTAACTCCGTTTCGGCTTATTTGTATTTGCTTCCGGCCTTACTCATTCTTTCAACCTTCAGCCTATATCCTGCCGTAAAAGTTTTTTTAATGAGCTTTTATACCCGCTATAATTATTTTAAACACATAGCCTATGAATACGGATTTGAAAATTACGCCTCTCTTTTTAATGACCCGCAGTTTATCCTTGCAAGTTTAAATACTTTAAAATTTGTTTCTATTATAGTTCCGTTTTCTTTGGGGCTTTCTATTTTAGTTTCGGTATTTTTGGTTAAAAATACAAAAATAAATTCCCTGATCCGCAATATTTATTTTCTGCCCTTTATTACAAGCACGGTTGCAGTGGCTGTTGTCTTTAGATGGATCTTTCATTCGCGCTTCGGGCTTTTAAACTATCTTTTAAGTTTGTTTGGAATTGATGCAGTAAGTTGGCTGACCGATCCCGATTATTCTATGACGGCTCTTATAATTTTATGTATTTGGAAAACCTTAGGATACAATATTTTAATTATTTTAACGGGCTTGCGTAATATCCCTGAAGAGTATTATGCAGCCGCAAAATTGGATGGAGCTTCAAGTATAAAAATATTTTTTACAATTACCCTGCCTCTGCTTTTTCCGATGATATTCTTTGTTTTTATTACTTCTTTAATAGGTTCCTTTAAAACCTTTTCTGAAGTTTATGCCTTGTTTCATCGCTCTGCAGGCCCTGTCGATTCGTGTTTGACCATTGTATATTATATTTACGATAAACTTGTAAATCAATTTTCTTACGGAGTATCCGCTGCGGCTTCTTTTATTTTATTTCTTTTAATTTTAAGTTTAACGGTTTTAGGTTTTTTTGTAAGCAGACTTATTAACAAGCGTCTCGGATTGGGAGGAAGCAGGGTATGA
- a CDS encoding ABC transporter ATP-binding protein has translation MKITLKNLTKRFEEGNDFAVKDVNLTIEDGELVSFLGPSGCGKTTILKMIAGLIEQTEGTICFDDKDIGKIPVDKRNIGMVFQNYALYPHMTAFDNIAFPLKIKKRPKTEIKERVNKIANFLEVQNLLTKKPGALSGGEQQRVAIGRALIKNPDVLLMDEPLSNLDKKLRVQTREEIKRIQKELGITTIFVTHDQEEASAISDKILLLKKGEVQQFGSPNEIYREPVNLFAAKFIGMIEINIFEACIENKILKIKDLDCNIPIGSEVEDLKNIFIAIRPEDIRINNEKPDFYASISLKENMGKDEILTCLCTNKEFKLYVSPELNLHTGNKIGLEFLKNKILIFNENGNRMALNYRTES, from the coding sequence ATGAAAATAACACTAAAAAATTTGACAAAGCGCTTTGAAGAAGGCAATGATTTTGCCGTAAAAGATGTAAACCTCACAATAGAAGACGGGGAACTTGTTTCTTTTTTAGGTCCCTCAGGCTGCGGAAAAACTACCATATTAAAAATGATAGCAGGCCTTATCGAGCAAACGGAAGGAACTATTTGCTTTGATGATAAAGATATCGGTAAAATTCCCGTTGATAAGCGCAATATCGGCATGGTCTTTCAAAACTATGCGCTTTATCCTCACATGACAGCTTTTGATAACATAGCCTTTCCTTTAAAGATAAAAAAAAGACCCAAGACTGAAATTAAGGAAAGGGTAAACAAGATTGCAAATTTTTTGGAGGTTCAAAATTTATTGACAAAAAAACCGGGAGCCCTTTCAGGCGGGGAGCAGCAGAGGGTTGCAATAGGCCGGGCCTTGATAAAAAATCCTGATGTGCTTTTGATGGATGAACCCTTATCAAATCTCGATAAAAAATTAAGAGTTCAGACCAGAGAAGAAATTAAGCGAATTCAAAAAGAGCTCGGAATAACTACAATCTTTGTCACTCATGACCAAGAAGAAGCTTCCGCTATTTCGGATAAAATTCTTTTGCTAAAAAAAGGAGAGGTTCAGCAATTCGGAAGTCCTAACGAGATATACAGAGAGCCCGTTAATTTATTTGCAGCTAAATTTATCGGAATGATAGAGATAAATATTTTTGAAGCCTGCATAGAAAATAAAATTTTAAAAATAAAAGATCTTGATTGTAATATTCCTATAGGCAGTGAAGTTGAGGATCTAAAGAATATTTTTATTGCAATAAGACCGGAAGATATCCGAATAAATAATGAAAAGCCCGATTTTTATGCCTCCATATCTTTAAAGGAAAATATGGGAAAGGACGAGATTCTAACTTGTTTATGCACCAACAAAGAATTTAAGTTATATGTTTCACCTGAATTAAATTTACATACAGGAAACAAAATCGGTTTGGAATTTTTAAAAAACAAAATTCTTATCTTTAATGAAAACGGGAATAGAATGGCATTGAACTATAGGACTGAATCATGA
- a CDS encoding NAD(P)-dependent alcohol dehydrogenase: protein MKGFAMIKMGETGWIEKENPVCGPLDAICKPLALAPCTSDVHTVWEGAIGERHNMILGHEGCGEIVEVGSLVKDFKPGDKVLVPAITPDWNSLEAQGGYSMHSGGMLSGWKFSNFKDGVFGEYFHVNDADGNLALIPEGVKIEHAPMLSDMVPTGFHGAELADIQYGDSVLIIGIGPVGLMSVAGAALRGASRIYAVGTRPACIEAAKFYGATDIISYKNGPIDEQIHELTHGKGVDKVIIAGGTVDTFEEAIKAMKPGGKIGNVNYLGSGVSVKIPRIEWGVGMGHKQINGGLMPGGRLRMEKLSSLVSVGKLDLSRLITHKFQGFENVEKALYLMKDKPADLIKPVVII, encoded by the coding sequence ATGAAAGGTTTTGCAATGATAAAAATGGGAGAAACAGGCTGGATTGAAAAAGAAAACCCTGTTTGCGGCCCTCTTGATGCAATTTGTAAACCGCTTGCACTTGCTCCGTGTACTTCTGATGTACACACCGTATGGGAGGGTGCTATAGGCGAGAGACATAACATGATTTTGGGACATGAAGGCTGCGGCGAGATCGTCGAAGTCGGTTCCTTAGTAAAAGATTTTAAACCCGGAGATAAGGTCTTGGTTCCTGCTATCACACCGGATTGGAACTCGTTAGAGGCACAAGGCGGATATTCAATGCATTCCGGAGGAATGCTTTCAGGCTGGAAGTTTTCAAATTTCAAAGATGGGGTATTCGGTGAATATTTTCATGTAAATGATGCCGACGGAAATCTTGCCCTCATCCCGGAAGGGGTTAAAATTGAACACGCCCCGATGCTTTCTGATATGGTTCCTACCGGTTTCCATGGAGCCGAGCTGGCTGATATACAATACGGGGATTCCGTACTCATTATAGGAATAGGCCCTGTAGGACTTATGTCGGTTGCCGGTGCAGCTTTGAGAGGTGCATCCAGAATTTATGCAGTCGGCACCCGCCCTGCCTGTATCGAAGCGGCAAAATTTTACGGTGCGACTGATATTATAAGCTATAAAAATGGACCAATTGATGAACAAATTCACGAGCTCACACATGGAAAAGGCGTGGACAAGGTAATAATTGCCGGAGGTACAGTTGATACCTTTGAAGAAGCTATAAAAGCCATGAAACCGGGCGGAAAAATAGGGAACGTAAATTATCTCGGTTCAGGTGTATCCGTTAAAATTCCCCGTATTGAATGGGGTGTCGGTATGGGACATAAGCAGATTAACGGAGGTTTGATGCCAGGCGGAAGGCTACGCATGGAAAAGCTTAGCAGTCTAGTATCTGTCGGAAAACTCGACCTGTCAAGGTTAATCACTCATAAATTCCAAGGCTTTGAAAATGTTGAAAAGGCTCTTTACCTTATGAAAGATAAGCCTGCAGACTTGATAAAGCCTGTAGTTATTATCTAA
- a CDS encoding CobW family GTP-binding protein, with protein sequence MKILVISGFLGAGKTTFIQTLSEKTGKTFAVMENEYGSTGIDGNILKQDRLKVWELTEGCICCSLKSDFASSILTIANTADPEYLVVEPTGVGLLSAVMNNISKIEYERIRLLEPITIVDVHCVDSYLKEFRELYTDQIKNASQIILSKTETVSENEISCIVRILRDLNPQAKITSEPYNTQKPEWWNSFFENLYNKNKAELAAEPMHSSDLENTGFDNIRINSVNELLEVLAALMYGFFGTVFRAKGYVPISGQWTKFDVVNKQYRVSLCNKMPESKVIVIGRNLDYGLLRTAFNVNPEIDIL encoded by the coding sequence ATGAAAATTTTAGTTATTTCTGGTTTTTTAGGAGCAGGTAAAACGACATTTATTCAAACCCTTTCAGAAAAAACCGGTAAAACTTTTGCCGTTATGGAAAATGAGTACGGCAGCACAGGAATAGACGGAAATATCTTAAAACAGGATAGATTAAAGGTTTGGGAATTAACGGAAGGCTGCATTTGTTGTTCTCTAAAATCGGATTTTGCTTCTTCAATTTTGACTATTGCAAATACGGCCGATCCCGAATATTTGGTAGTGGAGCCTACAGGAGTTGGACTTTTAAGTGCCGTAATGAATAATATTTCTAAGATAGAATATGAACGTATAAGACTGTTGGAGCCTATAACCATTGTGGATGTTCATTGTGTTGACTCTTATTTAAAAGAGTTTAGAGAATTGTATACCGATCAAATAAAAAATGCTTCGCAAATCATTCTTTCAAAAACTGAAACTGTGTCAGAAAACGAGATCAGCTGTATTGTTAGAATTTTAAGAGACCTAAACCCTCAGGCTAAGATTACCTCAGAGCCTTATAATACTCAAAAACCGGAATGGTGGAATAGCTTCTTTGAAAATTTATATAATAAAAATAAAGCAGAACTAGCGGCTGAACCGATGCATAGTTCCGATTTGGAAAATACAGGCTTTGACAATATTAGGATAAACAGTGTAAACGAATTATTGGAAGTACTTGCAGCCCTTATGTACGGTTTTTTTGGAACTGTTTTCAGGGCTAAAGGCTATGTACCTATCAGCGGACAATGGACTAAATTTGATGTAGTCAACAAACAATATAGAGTCAGCCTTTGCAATAAGATGCCCGAATCCAAGGTTATAGTAATAGGCCGTAACTTAGACTATGGCCTGCTGAGAACAGCCTTTAATGTGAACCCTGAAATAGATATATTATAA
- a CDS encoding ABC transporter substrate-binding protein: MKKIIFAALFLLLASTLVFAAGFSEKESKDFSGRTLNVVTTSAYKELFDAFTAKTKVKVEFLSMSSGEVLARTRAEGKPMYDVWFGGGIDAFMSAKEEGFLENYVSPNSKDIPAKYKDPDGAWIAKGITVVGFIGNKDVLAEKNLPMPKTWAELADPKYKGEVIMSDPSISGTNYGAVKGLLDLFGEENGWAYFEKLNANIPFLGKRGKDPQEKTAQGEFAVGIIPADEKAFKLADDKNLIVVYPDDGIPWVLEGTAIFKGRQNLDIAKAFIDFILTKEAQEIIARYDGKDSAQLVKPGVKGLSLGLPKDKLIKEDLSTFGKDRQRILYKFASLRPKN, from the coding sequence ATGAAAAAGATTATTTTTGCTGCACTGTTTTTATTACTTGCAAGTACTCTTGTATTTGCAGCCGGTTTTTCTGAAAAGGAATCAAAAGATTTTTCGGGCAGAACCTTAAATGTGGTTACAACAAGTGCTTACAAGGAACTCTTTGATGCCTTTACTGCAAAAACAAAGGTAAAAGTCGAGTTTCTTTCGATGTCGAGCGGAGAGGTTTTGGCAAGAACAAGGGCCGAGGGCAAACCTATGTACGATGTCTGGTTCGGAGGCGGAATTGATGCCTTTATGTCAGCAAAGGAAGAGGGCTTTTTAGAAAACTATGTTTCTCCCAACTCAAAGGATATTCCTGCCAAATATAAGGATCCGGACGGAGCTTGGATTGCAAAAGGAATCACGGTTGTAGGTTTTATTGGAAACAAGGATGTCTTAGCCGAAAAAAATCTTCCCATGCCAAAAACTTGGGCTGAGCTCGCAGATCCAAAATACAAGGGCGAGGTTATTATGAGCGATCCTTCAATTTCGGGTACGAATTACGGCGCTGTAAAGGGCTTACTCGATCTTTTCGGTGAAGAAAATGGTTGGGCATATTTTGAAAAATTAAATGCAAATATTCCCTTTTTAGGTAAGAGAGGAAAGGACCCTCAAGAAAAAACCGCTCAAGGCGAATTTGCCGTAGGTATTATTCCTGCTGATGAAAAAGCTTTCAAACTTGCTGACGATAAAAACCTGATTGTGGTATATCCGGATGACGGAATCCCGTGGGTACTGGAAGGAACCGCTATCTTTAAGGGCCGCCAGAACCTAGACATAGCAAAGGCCTTTATAGACTTTATTCTTACAAAGGAAGCTCAGGAAATTATTGCAAGATATGATGGAAAAGATTCCGCCCAACTTGTAAAACCCGGTGTTAAGGGGCTATCATTGGGCTTGCCGAAAGATAAGCTTATAAAGGAAGATTTAAGCACCTTCGGAAAAGACAGGCAAAGAATCTTATACAAGTTTGCTTCGCTAAGACCTAAAAACTAA
- a CDS encoding ATP-binding cassette domain-containing protein, with protein sequence MSISVLTRLLEKIYYFISDTVFYKYQTEKPVKSISYSSGEIITLLNNDINSFFAYITQFYPKLIVEILFLTFALRYIKIESLNIFLLCIIASFTNIIIALVISKKNSVLSKISREKLKEKQDFIVYIHERYSYIYANKHNEYMQKEFGVLNKGFYSISVQAARAEQFGKNILRLITILTQVIAAFFFVIENKSAAPSIGGFLAIQLMIGNIFAPVSNILNSIILISSKRASIQKIFLFLNGYKENTAENGILFSKSEYELYFNKPAFYLIEGANGIGKSSLLKNFAGILNIKINTQEESKTILRKDNINFSVSYHSPEALIISGTVLENIMLSSNIDKDLIINCKSEKIQDIVKQLGGFKRKFDWASENLSSGEKLLIELLRIEFSNKDIYLIDEISAHLDMKNKKHLIDILFDKVEKGKTVFYISHNESEKQYIKTKNCVSIILTDKIYNVY encoded by the coding sequence TTGTCTATTTCGGTTTTAACTCGTTTACTTGAAAAAATATATTATTTTATATCCGATACGGTATTTTATAAATATCAAACGGAGAAACCTGTCAAAAGTATAAGTTATTCATCGGGAGAAATTATTACACTTTTGAATAATGATATAAATTCTTTTTTCGCATATATAACGCAATTTTATCCTAAGTTAATTGTGGAAATTTTATTTTTAACTTTTGCTTTACGCTATATTAAAATAGAATCTTTAAATATATTTTTATTATGTATAATAGCTTCTTTTACAAATATTATAATAGCCTTGGTTATTTCAAAAAAGAATTCGGTACTTAGTAAAATAAGCAGAGAGAAATTAAAAGAAAAACAGGATTTTATTGTTTATATCCATGAGCGATATTCTTATATTTATGCAAATAAACACAATGAATATATGCAAAAAGAATTCGGTGTGCTTAATAAGGGGTTTTATAGTATTTCCGTGCAAGCTGCAAGAGCCGAACAGTTTGGGAAAAATATTTTAAGACTTATTACCATCCTTACACAAGTAATTGCAGCCTTCTTTTTTGTGATTGAAAACAAATCTGCCGCTCCTTCAATAGGCGGCTTTTTAGCTATTCAATTGATGATTGGCAATATCTTTGCTCCCGTTTCAAATATCTTGAATTCCATTATTCTTATAAGCTCAAAAAGAGCCTCAATACAAAAAATATTTTTATTTTTAAATGGGTATAAAGAAAATACGGCTGAAAACGGCATTTTATTTTCAAAAAGTGAATATGAACTCTATTTTAATAAGCCTGCATTTTATTTAATTGAAGGGGCTAACGGAATAGGTAAATCAAGTTTGCTTAAAAATTTTGCAGGAATTCTAAATATAAAAATAAATACGCAGGAAGAAAGTAAAACGATTCTCCGTAAGGATAATATAAATTTTTCTGTTTCGTATCATAGTCCTGAAGCCTTAATTATTTCAGGAACGGTTTTGGAAAATATTATGCTATCCTCTAATATTGATAAAGATTTAATAATTAATTGTAAAAGTGAAAAAATACAGGATATAGTAAAACAATTGGGAGGCTTTAAAAGAAAATTTGACTGGGCTTCAGAAAATTTGAGTTCCGGTGAAAAATTATTAATTGAGCTATTGCGTATTGAATTTTCTAATAAAGATATTTATCTTATTGATGAAATTTCCGCTCACTTGGATATGAAAAATAAAAAACACCTCATAGATATACTTTTTGATAAGGTTGAAAAAGGCAAAACCGTTTTTTATATCTCTCATAATGAAAGTGAAAAACAATATATCAAAACTAAGAATTGTGTTTCGATTATTTTAACGGATAAAATTTATAATGTATACTAA
- a CDS encoding iron ABC transporter permease, which produces MKQQQLKRNYNGLIDYILILSLILGIFIFIALPFFYVFKESLVINGHLSFELFEDVFKNHLHLLKNSLSVGLYTTVLTAIAGISTALFSYMMPKKIKRLIFLILAVTMISPPFVTALSYINLFGRRGLVSYYLLGISKSPYGITGIVLMQSLSNFSLAALILIGFLNNLDRSQLDSARNLGAKTNRLIIDIILPFLFPAIKSVMLLTFLRSLSDFGTPAIIGGSFNVLATESYFAVIAQGNLGKASAINVLLLIPAIIIFILYQKSFKNISISSHGTATSEIEIKRQGILFYLISIIAVFFLLWISIQYSSIILSAFTKMKKGKMIFTFANILETRDHITSTVIRSIVYSLIAAGGGSIIGLLIAYYKQIRKIKLMQAVDFVATLPYIIPGTFFGLGYLLAFNSKPLMLTGTAAIVVLNILFKQLPFSTKIGNAAMEEINIDTLNSIRDLGGKRMNEITDAVIPLSKNALGVSFINGFTTTMTTIGSIIFLVYPSQKVLTLVMFDVIQSGYYEIGSVIALLIIIICLIVNLIYFLVLKKK; this is translated from the coding sequence ATGAAACAGCAACAGCTTAAAAGAAATTATAACGGCCTTATAGACTATATCCTCATATTAAGCTTAATTTTAGGTATTTTTATATTTATAGCCCTGCCTTTTTTTTATGTATTTAAAGAAAGCCTTGTTATAAATGGACACCTTAGCTTTGAGCTTTTTGAAGATGTGTTTAAAAATCATCTTCATCTTTTAAAAAATTCCTTATCGGTAGGACTTTATACGACGGTTTTAACGGCAATCGCAGGGATAAGCACAGCCTTGTTTTCTTATATGATGCCTAAAAAAATAAAACGCCTGATTTTTTTAATTTTAGCTGTAACGATGATAAGCCCGCCCTTTGTAACAGCCCTCAGTTATATAAACCTCTTTGGAAGGAGAGGCCTTGTTTCTTATTATCTTTTAGGTATTTCAAAAAGTCCGTACGGAATTACCGGCATTGTGCTGATGCAGTCTTTAAGTAATTTTTCTTTAGCGGCTTTAATCTTAATCGGGTTTTTAAATAATTTGGATAGATCTCAATTGGATAGTGCCCGCAACCTCGGAGCAAAGACAAACCGCCTGATTATCGATATAATTCTTCCCTTTCTTTTTCCTGCAATCAAATCGGTTATGCTCTTAACTTTTTTGCGAAGTTTGTCGGATTTCGGAACTCCTGCAATCATAGGAGGCTCTTTTAATGTGCTTGCAACCGAAAGCTATTTTGCAGTAATAGCTCAAGGCAACTTAGGTAAGGCTTCCGCAATAAATGTGCTTCTTTTAATTCCTGCAATTATTATTTTTATTCTTTATCAAAAAAGTTTTAAAAATATTTCCATCTCTTCACACGGTACGGCCACGTCAGAGATTGAAATAAAAAGGCAGGGAATTCTTTTTTATCTTATAAGCATAATTGCCGTTTTCTTTTTATTATGGATAAGCATTCAATATTCTTCCATTATATTATCCGCATTTACAAAAATGAAAAAAGGGAAAATGATTTTTACCTTTGCAAATATTTTAGAAACAAGAGATCATATTACAAGCACAGTTATAAGGAGCATAGTCTACAGTCTTATCGCTGCAGGCGGAGGAAGCATAATCGGTTTGCTTATCGCTTATTATAAACAAATAAGAAAAATAAAGTTAATGCAGGCTGTAGATTTTGTTGCAACTCTTCCCTATATAATTCCGGGAACTTTTTTCGGACTCGGTTATTTATTGGCCTTTAATTCAAAACCATTAATGCTGACAGGAACGGCAGCGATAGTTGTTTTAAATATACTATTTAAACAGCTGCCATTTTCTACAAAGATAGGGAATGCGGCAATGGAAGAAATAAACATCGACACTTTAAATTCGATCAGAGATTTAGGCGGTAAAAGAATGAACGAGATTACCGATGCAGTTATTCCGTTAAGTAAAAATGCACTTGGAGTTTCTTTTATAAACGGATTTACAACTACGATGACAACAATAGGCTCAATTATTTTTTTGGTATATCCGAGTCAAAAAGTTTTAACCCTTGTTATGTTCGATGTAATTCAAAGCGGGTATTACGAAATAGGTTCCGTCATTGCCTTGCTTATAATTATAATTTGTTTAATTGTAAATTTAATTTACTTTTTAGTTTTAAAGAAAAAATAA
- a CDS encoding ABC transporter ATP-binding protein, whose translation MYLELKNLTKTYKEKNAVKNISFNLEKGKLLCLLGPSGCGKSTVLKSIGGFLKPDSGKIILDGKEITNELPENRNVSTVFQSYGLFPHMNVLSNIIYGLKFKKMTKSERIEAGMKMIKTMGLSGYEKKHISELSGGEQQRVALARSLIIKPKLLLLDEPLSNLDAKLRINMRKEIKQIQKEFNITTIFVTHDQSEAFEIADKIILMNNGEIIQEGTAEALYNKPANEFALDFIGANNKIENSYIRPEKIRVFKSLPEDEDSTGFQTAEITNIIFKGEMLELFLKTEKEELKAFVLNNDCNYQKNEKVYITYIKENLN comes from the coding sequence ATGTATCTTGAATTGAAAAACTTAACAAAAACATATAAAGAAAAAAATGCAGTAAAAAATATCAGTTTCAATCTTGAAAAAGGAAAACTCCTCTGTCTTTTAGGTCCTTCCGGCTGCGGAAAAAGTACGGTGCTAAAATCGATAGGAGGCTTTTTAAAACCAGACAGCGGAAAAATAATTCTTGACGGTAAAGAAATTACAAATGAACTGCCTGAAAATAGAAATGTTTCTACGGTCTTTCAATCTTACGGACTTTTTCCTCACATGAATGTTTTATCGAATATTATTTACGGTTTAAAATTTAAAAAAATGACTAAGAGTGAGCGTATAGAAGCCGGAATGAAGATGATAAAAACAATGGGCTTATCGGGTTATGAAAAAAAACATATAAGCGAACTTTCCGGCGGAGAACAGCAGAGGGTCGCCCTTGCGCGCAGTTTGATTATAAAACCCAAACTTCTTTTATTGGATGAGCCCTTGAGCAATTTGGATGCAAAATTAAGAATCAATATGCGTAAAGAGATAAAACAAATTCAAAAAGAGTTTAATATTACCACAATCTTTGTTACCCATGATCAAAGCGAAGCCTTTGAAATTGCCGACAAAATTATTTTGATGAACAATGGAGAAATTATTCAGGAAGGAACAGCCGAAGCTCTTTATAATAAACCTGCAAATGAATTTGCTCTTGACTTTATCGGTGCAAACAATAAAATAGAAAACTCATATATCAGGCCCGAAAAAATAAGGGTATTTAAATCCTTACCGGAAGATGAAGACTCTACCGGCTTTCAAACAGCCGAAATAACAAATATTATTTTTAAGGGTGAGATGCTGGAACTTTTTCTTAAAACTGAAAAAGAAGAATTAAAGGCTTTTGTTTTAAATAACGATTGTAATTATCAAAAAAATGAAAAAGTTTACATCACTTATATTAAGGAGAATTTAAATTGA